The Clostridiales bacterium FE2011 sequence TGTTTCCGGCAAAGTCGATATAGCCGATCGCTCCGCCGTAGATGCCCCGCTTGTTGTTCTCCAGCTCTCCGATCAGCTGGCAGGCCCGGATCTTCGGTGCTCCGGACAGGGTGCCCGCCGGCAGGACTGCCTCAATAGCATCCAGCGCGTCCTTGTCTTCCCGGATTTCCCCGCGCACTGTGGAGCCGATATGCATCACGTGGGAGAACCGCAGGACCTCGTGGAACTTTTTCACCTGCACGCTGCCGAATTTTGAGATCTTTCCCAGGTCATTCCGTCCCAGATCCACCAGCATGTTGTGTTCTGCCAGTTCCTTCTCGTCCTGCAGCAGCTCTTCTTCCAGTTTCCGGTCCTCTTCCCGGGTTGTTCCTCTCGGCCTGGTACCCGCCAGCGGGAAAGTGTGCAGGACGCCGTTTTCCAGCTTCACCAGCGTCTCCGGGCTCGCCCCCGCAACCTCCACATCCGTGCCGGAGAAGTAAAACATATAGGGAGAAGGGTTCACCGTCCGCAGCGTCCGGTACATGTTCAGCAGGCTGCCTTCATAGGGAGCACTCAACCGGTTGGAAAGCACAATCTGGAAAATGTCCCCTTCCTTGATGTAGTGCCGGGCTTTTTCCACCATGGCACAGTATTCTGCCTTGTTGAACAGCGGCGTTACCTCTCCTGTCAGTCGTCCGGGCTCATCCTTAGCCTCAGCGCCTTCGGTGATCAGCTTTTTCAGCTCCGCCAGTTCCATCTCCGCCCGGTGATATCCGGCTTCTCCCTCGTCCAGCCGGACGTTCGCGATCAGGATGATCTTCTGCCGCAGGTTGTCAAAGGCAATCACCTTGTCGAAGAGCATCAGGTCCACGTCCTGGAAATGCTCTGTGTCCTCTGTCTCCCGGCGAACCGTCGGTTCTGAATAGTTCAGGTAATCATAGGAGAAGTAGCCGGTCAGGCCGCCGGTAAAAGGCGGCAGTCCGGGAATCCGGGGGCTTTTATACTCCGCCAGGATCTGCCGTAATACTGCGGAAGGATCCTTCGTCTGCATTTTCAGCTCGTTCACCCGCATTTCTCCGTCCGCACAGGTGATGCTCATCTTCGGGTCATAACCCAGGAAGGTGTAGCGTCCCCAGGTTTCCTGCGGTTCAGCGGACTCCAGCAGGAAGCAGTGGGAGGAAACATTCTTCAGTTTCCGCACCGCCTGGATCGGTGTACAGATATCCGCAAACAGCTCACAGCTGACCGGAACCACTTTATACTCTCCCGTCTCCCTGTAGCGGGCCACTTCCTCCGGACCGGGTACGATCTTCATGCCGTTCTCCTCCAGTTAATACATAATTCATTGAACGAAAAAGCCCCTGACAGATATGCTCTGTCAGGGACGAATATACTTCGCGGTGCCACCCTGTTTCACGGTTTCCCGTGCACTCTGCGGAATACGATCATATTCCCGGCAACTGACGTATGCCTCACGTCGCAGAATACTCAGCCTCCCGGCTTTTGACTGCGCCCTCCGCGGTCCATTTGGCGGTTTGTTTCCTGCCCGGCTTTCACCATCCCGGACTCTCTGTAAGGGCATTGCCGCTTTGATCTCCGCTTCAACGGTTTCTTATGAAATTACAGGAATTGTAACCCTGTCACCCTCATGTGTCAAGAACATCACAGACGATATACAGGAGAAAAACAAAGATTCTCAATTCTTCATTTTTCATTTGAAATTGATCTCCTGATCAATTTCTTTTGCCGCCGCTCTCCCGTCAGCCAGTGCCCGCACCACCAGGGACTGTCCGTTGCGCATATCCCCGGCGCTGTAGATCTTTCCACCCAGGTGATGGCTTCCGTCTTCCGGCAGCAGCCGTCCCCGGCCATCCGCCTTCAGGTCAAAGCTGGACAGCGTCTTTTCCTCGCAGCCTACGAAACCGGCCGCAATCAGCAGCAGTTCACAGGGCAGCGTCTGTTCGCTGCCGGGAACCTGCTCAAACCTTCCTTCAGGTGTCCGCTGCAGCTTCACGGTTTCGAGTCCGTTAATCCGGCCTGTCTCATCCGTCAGGATCTGTTTCACTGTGGTCTCATAGATCCGGGGATCGCTTCCCTGGCGGTAAATAGCTTCCATCTGGCCATAGTCCGTCCGCAGGGTCCTCGGCCATTCCGGCCATGGATTGTTTGCGGTCCGGTCCACAGGCGGAGCAGGCATCATTTCCAGCTGCGTCACGCTGACGCATCCCTGCCGCAGGGCAGTACCCACACAGTCATTGCCCGTATCGCCGCCGCCGACCACAATCACGTGCTTTCCTTCTGCGCTTGCTTCGGATACAGCGCCTTTCAGCACCGCCTTCGTTGCCGCTGTCAGGAAGTCCACTGCAAACATCACGCCCTGGGCATCCATATGCTCCACGTTCAGGGAGCGGGGCTTCCGCGCGCCACCGCACAGCAGCACCGCGTCATAATCCTGGAGTTCTTCAGCCTTCGCTTCGGTATTCAGTTCAAACCGGATACCCTCCGCCTCCATCAGGCGGATCCGGCGTTCCACAATGCCCTTTGGCAGCTTCATGTTCGGAATGCCGTACATCAGCAGTCCGCCGGGGCGGTCTGCTTTTTCAATCACAGTCACTTCATGACCCAGCTGGTTCAGCAGATCTGCCGCCGCCAGCCCGGAAGGGCCGCTGCCGACCACGGCCACACGTTTTCCTGTGCGCGCCGCCGGGATCCTCGGCTGAATCCATCCCTTGGCAAACCCGGTCTCGATCAGATACAGCTCATTGTCTTTATTGGTTGTCGCATCATTCTCCAGGTTGCATGCCTTTTCGCACAGTGCCGGACACACATGTCCTGTAAATTCCGGGAAGGGTGCCGTCCGCAGCAGGCGGCGCAGCGCCTCCTGCTCCTGACCCCGGTAAAGCAGGTCGTTCCACTCAGGAATCAGGTTATGCAGCGGGCAGCCGAAGTCTGACTGGCAGAAGGGCACGCCGCAGTTCATGCACCGGGACGCCTGTTCATGCCGGACCTTCGGCGGATTCGGCATATGCAGGTCTTCAAAGTCGCCCAGTCTCGCTTCTTCAGCCCGAAAAGGGTTCTCTATTCTGATAACATCCAG is a genomic window containing:
- a CDS encoding glutamate synthase subunit beta, which codes for MGSTTGFLDVIRIENPFRAEEARLGDFEDLHMPNPPKVRHEQASRCMNCGVPFCQSDFGCPLHNLIPEWNDLLYRGQEQEALRRLLRTAPFPEFTGHVCPALCEKACNLENDATTNKDNELYLIETGFAKGWIQPRIPAARTGKRVAVVGSGPSGLAAADLLNQLGHEVTVIEKADRPGGLLMYGIPNMKLPKGIVERRIRLMEAEGIRFELNTEAKAEELQDYDAVLLCGGARKPRSLNVEHMDAQGVMFAVDFLTAATKAVLKGAVSEASAEGKHVIVVGGGDTGNDCVGTALRQGCVSVTQLEMMPAPPVDRTANNPWPEWPRTLRTDYGQMEAIYRQGSDPRIYETTVKQILTDETGRINGLETVKLQRTPEGRFEQVPGSEQTLPCELLLIAAGFVGCEEKTLSSFDLKADGRGRLLPEDGSHHLGGKIYSAGDMRNGQSLVVRALADGRAAAKEIDQEINFK
- the trpE gene encoding anthranilate synthase component I; this encodes MKIVPGPEEVARYRETGEYKVVPVSCELFADICTPIQAVRKLKNVSSHCFLLESAEPQETWGRYTFLGYDPKMSITCADGEMRVNELKMQTKDPSAVLRQILAEYKSPRIPGLPPFTGGLTGYFSYDYLNYSEPTVRRETEDTEHFQDVDLMLFDKVIAFDNLRQKIILIANVRLDEGEAGYHRAEMELAELKKLITEGAEAKDEPGRLTGEVTPLFNKAEYCAMVEKARHYIKEGDIFQIVLSNRLSAPYEGSLLNMYRTLRTVNPSPYMFYFSGTDVEVAGASPETLVKLENGVLHTFPLAGTRPRGTTREEDRKLEEELLQDEKELAEHNMLVDLGRNDLGKISKFGSVQVKKFHEVLRFSHVMHIGSTVRGEIREDKDALDAIEAVLPAGTLSGAPKIRACQLIGELENNKRGIYGGAIGYIDFAGNMDTCIAIRIAYKKNGKVFVRSGAGIVYDSVPEKEHEECLNKARAVLNSLEKAGKEIDG